GCTACAGGCATAATCTGCTGCCTGAGCTGCTGATAGTTCATCTGCGGCTTTATATCCAGCGTTGTCATCCGGAGTATTTCATCATGAGTGTAGCCCAGATTTTTGCAGGCTCCGCGGTTAACCTCCACAAAACGGAGGGTGTCCATATCATAAATAAAGATTTCGTTCAGGGAGTTGGCAATTATCTCACCCAGATAGTTCTCCCTTGATTTGCTTTCGTTGTATCTTTTCTCAAGGTCGCGTATTATCCGCATGAATGAATTCTGCATGAGAAAAACAGTCAGAACTATGAAAATGACAGCCATAACAAAAGCCAGCCTGAGAAACTGGCTGATTGCGGTTTTCTCACTTGTGATGTCCTGAAAGGTCACAAGGCTGGCTATCTTCTGTCCGTCATAACCTGTGAGAAAATGATCCATATGGACACGGAAGGTTTTGCCGTCCTCCTCCACTTCCTTCACAACACTTCTGGAGAGGTCGGCCTTATTGAATATGCTTATGAAATCGTCATTGGAAACGTTGATCAGCCTTTCCCCGTCCAGACTTTCCGCTCTGGGTGTAAAGCAGAGCCCCTCCGCCTTGTCCGCAGGAATAAACAGCCCCATTTCAAGATCGAGTGTGTTTTTCATAAGGGAGAGCAGGTAGTCCACACCTATTCCTATTTCAGCCACGCCCACAAACACGCCCAGATAATAAACGGGCTCTGCGTACCTGTAATGCAGACCGTAGCAGCCCAGATCAAATCCGGAGCGGGGTTCTTTTTTCTCCACCACTTCCTTTATCATCTGTCTCTTGTAGCCTTGGTAATTAAGATGTCCGGGGGCATGCATCCTCATGAAGGAGTTTCCGTCAGCGTCATGAATATGCACAATTATTTCGGTGTGGTACTCCGCCACCAGGGCGCTGTATTTTTCATTAAAATAGCGTCTGATTTTCTCTCTGTCTCTGGAGGCCATAACCTCGCGCAGATAGTAGTCGGAAAGAAGCGATCTGAACCTGCTTCTGAGGGTGCGTTCAAGCTGTTCTGACTGATAATTCAGCATGTATTCGATTTTTTTGTGTTTGTATTCTATGGCAGAGGAGAGATCATTCCTGACATGCACGACAGACAGAGCCGTGAACATAAAAATAGCCAGCAAAACAATAAGGACGACTCCCAGAGTTGTCTGACGTGCAACGGACAATGAAAACTCCCCTGACATATATTCAAAAAAAGTTACCCTGCAAGGAACCAAGGTAAGTATTATTTAAAATATATATCCATGCAGCTACTTAACAATAAATATTAACATCAGAAATCTGATATATCAGTCAAAAGGACTATCAGACCGAATTATTCATAATTTTTACTGTTTTCTTTCAGTCAGACGCTTGAAATCCTCCATAATAGAATAGGCGCTGGGAACAAAAAGAAGCGCGACTACAGTGGTGAAAAGCACCCCGAAGGCTATGCTCACCGCCATGGGAATAAGAAACTGAACGTGAATAGATTTTTCCAGTATCATAGGTGCAAGGCCGAAAAATGTGGTAAGCGATGTCATTATGATTGGTCTGAACCTTCTTTTTGCTCCGCTCATGATGATTTCGTCATTGACATAGCCCTTTTCCCGCCCGAAACGGTTTATGAAGTCCACCAGAACAAGGGAGTTGTTCACCACAACACCGCTTACTGCCACCATTCCGAAGATGCTCATAAGGCTCAGTGTCAGCCCCAGCATCATGTGCCCGGCCGCCGCCCCCACAAGCCCCAGAGGGATGGAAAACATTATTATTAAAGGCTGAACATAGCTGGCCAGAGGTACAGCAAGCAGGGCATAAACTATCAGAACAGCAAAGGTCATGTTGTATTTCAGGCTCTCCATGGACTCCCTGCGGCTCTCCTCCTGCCCTTCAAACTTCCACTCCAGTCCGGGGAAAAGGCTCTGGATCTCTGGCATTGTTCCCGCTGAAAGATCTCTCATTATTTCCTGCGGGTTTGAAAATACCCCTGCTGTGGCAATAACATTGACCACTCTGCGTCTGTTGGTGCGGTTTATCTCGGTCAGATCCTCAGTAAAATAGACTTCTGCCACGGAGCTTAAAGGAACCTTGGAACCGGAAGGGGTTTTGATATTAACTGCGTATACATCCCCCTGATACTTTCTGCTGTAGTCGGGGTATTTCACCCTTACCGTAACCTCATCCTGCCCTCTCTGGTAGGTGAGAGATTTTATCCCCAGAAATGCCGGAGAAACCTGAGAGGCTATCATTTCATTGGTAAGTCCCAGAGACCTGCCGTAGCTGTTCAGTTTATAATGGATCTCCTGCTGCTTTGAGGCAAAGGAGTCTTCAATATCGTAAACCCCGCCGTATTCGGCCAGCCTGTGCTTTATTATTCCGCTGGCCTCCCTCAGCACCTCTTCATTGTCATGATCCAGACGCACGGAGATGTTCGCCCCGAAGTTTCTGAGCTGCGAGTCAAAGCTGACGGATTCCGCTGAATTTATTGTACCCACTGCTCTGCGCCACTTCTCCTCGAAAAGGCCTGTGCGGAATTTGCGGATTTCATATTCATACAGCATAACATTAACAACGGCGCTGCCGTCCCTGCGTATGCCGCTGTTTATGTATTCTATGAAGCTCCCGCTGCTGCCCATCTCCTTCATAAGTTCGGCATCAACCCTGAGCGCAGCTTCCTCAAGCCTTTTCACAACTCTTTCGGTAACTGCCGGGGCTGTGCCCGTGGGCATAACGGCAGTGGCCCGCACCCTGTCGCCCTCAAGAGGGGACATGAAGCGGAACTTAAGGTTGCCCGAACCCACAAGGCCTGCAAAAACTATTGTGACAGCGATAAAGGCCGCCACTGTTGCATATTTATACGTAATGGTAAGCCGGAGAAATCTGTCAAAAGGCCCGTTGATGAACCTGTCCAGAGCACTCCTTATGCCGTCTCTTATGCCCAGTGAAAACCGTGGTTTGCCGTCTCTTTCCCTGCCGGTGTTCATGTGTGCGGGGAGAATAAAAAAAGATTCCACAAGAGATACCATAAGAACGGAAATAACCACCACAGGAAGAGTGTTCATGAGAAGCCCCATGCTTCCTTCTACAAAAAGCAGGGGCGCGAATGTGGCAACTGTTGTGAGAACGGAGAAGGTAACGGCACTGAGCATCTCCTTTGTGCCGTCTACTGCCGCTCTGTATCTGGTTTTGCCTGACTTGTAATGGGTGTGTATGTTCTCGCCCACTACTATGGCGTCATCCACTGCAATACCCAGCGTCATTATGAAGGCAAAGGTTGTTATCATGTTTATGGAAGCGCCCGCCAGATGAAGAAAATAGAATGAGCCGAAAACCGATATGGGTATTCCGAGGGACACCCAGAGCGCCACACGGGTTTCGAGGAAAACCGCAAGGATGAGTATCACAAGGGTCAGGCCGAAAGCTGCGTTTTTCATAAGAAGGTTTATGCGGTTCTGAAGCTGTTCTGACCTGTCATCCCATATTGTCACCTTCACCGCCTCAGGGAAAGATGCGGTTATCTTATCGACAGTTTCATGAACCTTTGCAGACACACTTGAAGGAGTCTGTTTGCTTACCCTGTAAACATCTATGGAGACAGAGGGCGCACCGTTGAAGCGCTCCAGTATGTCCTGCTCCTCGAAGCCGTCTCTTATCTCCGCTATATCACCCAGCAGAACCATACCC
The genomic region above belongs to Geovibrio ferrireducens and contains:
- a CDS encoding PAS domain S-box protein, producing MSVARQTTLGVVLIVLLAIFMFTALSVVHVRNDLSSAIEYKHKKIEYMLNYQSEQLERTLRSRFRSLLSDYYLREVMASRDREKIRRYFNEKYSALVAEYHTEIIVHIHDADGNSFMRMHAPGHLNYQGYKRQMIKEVVEKKEPRSGFDLGCYGLHYRYAEPVYYLGVFVGVAEIGIGVDYLLSLMKNTLDLEMGLFIPADKAEGLCFTPRAESLDGERLINVSNDDFISIFNKADLSRSVVKEVEEDGKTFRVHMDHFLTGYDGQKIASLVTFQDITSEKTAISQFLRLAFVMAVIFIVLTVFLMQNSFMRIIRDLEKRYNESKSRENYLGEIIANSLNEIFIYDMDTLRFVEVNRGACKNLGYTHDEILRMTTLDIKPQMNYQQLRQQIMPVAEGQKETVVFETVHRRKNGTLYPVEIHTQKTSVEGREVMMAVVQDITQRKDAENRLKSLNEALEKQVEQETERRLFSEKIMMEQKKFTDMGQMINAVAHQWRQPLNALGLYVQDMRETYFSQGLDDAYVGQIEKDCMHIINHMSDTIDDFRRFFAPDKSAEAFEVIRSVLETIRLVSAQLTASNISFRIICRCGDESYFSENSVESPECLHLKTLVSGYEGEFKQVMLNIIHNSRDAIIERKQKEAGDFQGFIEFDLDAGGDNVVLSIKDNGGGIPADVIQKVFDPYFTTKEEGKGTGIGLYMSKNIVEQHMKGYLSAESRDGCAVFRLVLRAAVKNGG
- a CDS encoding efflux RND transporter permease subunit, which translates into the protein MMLRGGAVAWMAKNKVASNLLMLFLLVGGIFMMLNMKQEVFPDSERDIINITFKYTGASPSEIEEGMILPTEDAVSSLHFVNKITSVAREGSGSVSIELIKGVDKQQALQDVKSEVDKISTYPDEAETPDVELEVRRREVLTVSIYGNVGEEALRYYADRVKNGLLAAEGITQLEYVAVKDREISVWIPEDTLRKYNLTLRDVSNALRNNSIDYPSGTLETASGDIKLRMYDKRRTGSEFRNIPVISSVGGGMVLLGDIAEIRDGFEEQDILERFNGAPSVSIDVYRVSKQTPSSVSAKVHETVDKITASFPEAVKVTIWDDRSEQLQNRINLLMKNAAFGLTLVILILAVFLETRVALWVSLGIPISVFGSFYFLHLAGASINMITTFAFIMTLGIAVDDAIVVGENIHTHYKSGKTRYRAAVDGTKEMLSAVTFSVLTTVATFAPLLFVEGSMGLLMNTLPVVVISVLMVSLVESFFILPAHMNTGRERDGKPRFSLGIRDGIRSALDRFINGPFDRFLRLTITYKYATVAAFIAVTIVFAGLVGSGNLKFRFMSPLEGDRVRATAVMPTGTAPAVTERVVKRLEEAALRVDAELMKEMGSSGSFIEYINSGIRRDGSAVVNVMLYEYEIRKFRTGLFEEKWRRAVGTINSAESVSFDSQLRNFGANISVRLDHDNEEVLREASGIIKHRLAEYGGVYDIEDSFASKQQEIHYKLNSYGRSLGLTNEMIASQVSPAFLGIKSLTYQRGQDEVTVRVKYPDYSRKYQGDVYAVNIKTPSGSKVPLSSVAEVYFTEDLTEINRTNRRRVVNVIATAGVFSNPQEIMRDLSAGTMPEIQSLFPGLEWKFEGQEESRRESMESLKYNMTFAVLIVYALLAVPLASYVQPLIIMFSIPLGLVGAAAGHMMLGLTLSLMSIFGMVAVSGVVVNNSLVLVDFINRFGREKGYVNDEIIMSGAKRRFRPIIMTSLTTFFGLAPMILEKSIHVQFLIPMAVSIAFGVLFTTVVALLFVPSAYSIMEDFKRLTERKQ